AAGCTAGAAACGTGGAGAGGACACACTCTATGAAGCGTTATAAGGGAATGCGTAAGTAGCGAATAACCTTGTTTAGTTCTAGTGAGAGCAGTGGCATGAGCGTTGATGTTCTTGTAATGAGAACGGAGCAATAGCCACAAGTCAATTTAGTTTAAATTATCAGAAACCCTAATCATTTTTCATAGGTTCGTGTAAGACAACTAAAACACGTCCGTAAGGAAGTGATTAACTATGAGTAACAAGCAATCGGTGGAACTGAAAGATAGCAAGCTAAGGCATTCGGAATACTATGGCATGACTGATATATTTGATTCGCTCTATCTCAAAAGTTCCGAAAACGTAAATTTCAAGAATCTTATGCAATACGTCATTCTTGATGATAATCTACTTCTTGCATACCGTAACATAAAACGGAATAAGGGTAGTTATACAGCAGGAATTGATAATCAAACAATCAAAGATGTTGAAAAACTTAGTACCGATGAATACCTAACAATCATGAAGAAACGCTTTGCTTGGTATCAACCTAGAAAAGTCAAACGTGTCGATATACCGAAGCCAAACGGCAAAACAAGACCGCTTGGAATTGGCTCGATATGGGATAGGTTGGCACAACAAAGTATTCTTCAAGTGCTGGAACCAATCTGTGAATCGAAATTTAGCGAACACAGTTATGGTTTTAGACCCAACAGGTCAGTAGAACAAGCAATAGTTGCCTGTGGAAACAGAATTAACTTCAACCAATGTAAGTTCGTAGTTGATGTCGATATCAAAGGTTTCTTTGATGAAGTATGTCATAGCAAATTGATAAAACAGCTATGGACTTTAGGCATTAGAGATAAAAAGTTACTTGCCATTATTGGTAAAATGCTTAAATCTCCAATAAAAATGCCTAACGGCAAGGTGGTAATTCCAACAAAAGGAACTCCACAAGGGGCTGTACTTTCACCCCTGCTTGCTAATATTAACCTTAATGAGTTTGATTGGTGGATGTCTAATCAGTGGCAGGACCGTCGCTGCAAAGAAATTATCAACCAATATGCCGAAGGTAAAGGGGAAGTTAAATCTAATCACTACCGAAAACTTAGGTCAAGCACGTCACTAAAAGAATTCTACTATGTCAGATATGCGGATGATTTCAAAATCCTCTGTAAGGACAAAGACACCGCTGAACGCATTTTCAATGCCAGTAAGATGTGGTTGGAGGATAGACTTAGACTCCCTATTTCGACTGAAAAATCAACGATTACCGAACTGCAAAGGGAACGAAGTACGTTCCTAGGTTTTGAAATTAAAGCTGAAAAGAAAGGCGAAAGATATGTCATGCACACTCACGTGTCGCAAAAGGCTATCGAGAGTATCAGATTTCAACTCAAAAATCAGATACGTGCAATTCAAAAATGCCCAAACTCAAATCAAACAGCTGTTGAAATTAGTAGATATAACGCTTTAGTGATAGGTATTCACAATTATTACGGAATTGCTTCGCATGTTGCAACTGATATAAACGGAGTTCACTACTCTACAATTAAGAGTATGAAAAACCGATTACGTGGCTTAAGCAAATCAGGTGAATTCAAAACCAAAGATAAAGGCATTCTAAGATACATGAAATCTAAAAATATGAGATTTCTTTGTGGTTGTCCCATCATTCCTATTGGATATGTCAAGCACAGAAGACCAATAGGTAAAAAGAAAAGTGTGTGTAAGTATTCTTCGGCAGGAAGAGCTGAAATACACAAAAACCAAACCCTTGTATCTGAATATGTCCTCCAATGGTTACGAAAGAACCCTGTAATTAACGAAAAAGCAACGATTGAATATAATGATAATAGAATATCTAAATTTGTCGCCCAACATGGTAAATGTGCAGTATCCGGTCGTGAGCTGTTGTTCAATGAAATTCATTGCCACCATATTACACCTTACCATGTCTCTAAAGATGACAAATATAACAATCTAACGATTGTTCATAGTGATATTCATAAATTGATTCACACAAATGAACCAAGGTTATTTTATTCAATATCTAATTCGTTTGACTTAAGTCAAAGTCAGTTAGACAAGCTTAATAAATTTCGTATAAAAGTCGGTAACAAAGCTATTCAATATGAAAATGATTACTAAGAGGAAATGGGAATGTACGTAACCAAAAATGTTACCAGATTAGGGAAACAAAGATAAAACTAAATTGAGGGAACGCCGTGTGCGGTGAAAATCGCACGCACGGTGTGGAGCGGGGAAAAGTTGGAGATTACTTCAAAGACTTACCTATCGCTATACCTATCTCGTTTGTACACTCTTTATATGCAAAAGAACGGTATGCAAGGTGTTTTTAGTATTGGACGAGTACAAACCCCTACTCTTTATTTGCTTTACAAACGTAATAAAGAAATTGAACAGTTCATTAGTAAACCATTTTTTGAACTTTTTGCTAATTTCCAACATGAAAAAGGAGATTATCAAGGGAAATATGCTAAGCGTTTCGATAGTGAAGAAGAAGTAAACGACTTTAAAGAAAAAAATGCACTAACGGATCCATCAAAAGGATTAGTGGAAGAAGTGCAAACCGTAGAAAAGAAACTATACGCTCCTAAACTTTTTAGCTTGTCAGATTTACAAGCCGCTGCCAATAAAAAATTTGGCTATGGTGCTTCTGACACACTGAAAACGATCCAAGGATTGTATGAAAAGAAACTTATTTCGTATCCCCGAACGGATTGTACGTTTATTGGGAAACCAGAGTTTACCTATCTAAAAGAAAATCTTTCTACATACTTGAATCTAGTAGGGGAAACAATTGAAACTCCTCAACTAAATGAAAATAAACGCTATGTAAATGGTTCTAAAGTTCAAGAGCATTACGCGATCATTCCGACTAGAACGGTCATAAATGTCGAGCGATTAGCACATAATGAGCGAAATCTTTACAAATTAATTTTATATCGAACACTAGCAATTTTTGAAAAACCATATGTCTACGATGAAACAAAAATAATGACTACCATCCATCAAGTTCCGTTTAAAACAATTGGAAAAGTTGAAAAACAACTAGGTTGGAAGCAACTTTATGTAAAAGAGAAAAAAGAAAAACAGGAAGTGGAACGAACTTTACCAAATGTCTCTAAAGGAGATTCGGTAAATAGTACATTGGAAACTAAAAAAGGGATGACGCAACCGCCAAAGTATTACACAGAAGGAACCTTAATTACTGCAATGAAAAACGTTGGGGGAACTAGTGAAAACAAAGAGAATAAAGATATTTTAAAAGAAACAGAAGGAATCGGAACAGAAGCAACGCGTGCAAATGTGATTGAAACGCTTAAGAGACAAGAATATATAACCATTCAAAAGAAAAATATAATCGTTACTGAAAAAGGTAGTATTCTTTGTGAAGTTATTCAAAATGATGAAATTACAAATGCAGATATGACAGCTAAGTGGGAGAAATATCTTAAAAAAATACGTAATAAAGAGGGGACACAAGAAGCATTTTTAAAGAGTATTACAAATTTTGTTACTCACTTGATCAATAAAGCTCCTGAAACTTTTAAAAATTCGAATATGAAAGAACATGTGCAAGAAATCAAAATAGATCACGCAATGGGACCTTGTCCAAACTGCCAAAAAGAGATAATTGATAAAGGGAAGTTCTATGGATGTATCGGTTATCGAGAGGGATGTACGTTTACCTTACCCAAAAAATGGAGCGAAAAAAGGTTGACGAAGAAAAATATAAATGATTTGTTGACGAAGAAAGAAACCACAACCATCAAAGGGTTTAAAAGTAAAAAAGGAAACTCATTTAGTGCCAAATTACGACTAAATGAAAATAAATTAGAGTTCATCTTTGCAGATAAAAAATAAAAAAACTACTTAAAAAGCATCATCCAATCATTACGCAGTGATATGATTGGATGATGCTTATTTATGTGGTTGTAATTGTAAATTCAGTTTAAAATACCACAGTAGATACAGCATTGCGAAGGATGGTTACAACACTCCATGCGGCTATATTATAGTTTATTGTAAAAATATTTAAATCTATTTCTACTTCTTGGCCTTTTACATGAATATGATATTCATCACCTCTAAAATTAGGAACGGCATGAATTTTAAAATGAATGTGATCAGGGCCGACTGTCGCAAGGGCGCTTGCCATAGCAACATTATAAATATATGGAAATTCTTGCATAAGTTTGGTTATACTTCCTTCAAATACGGTTTCTGTTTCTGTAATATGGAGTAATTCATTTCTAAAGAAAGGGGAATGATACAAGTGTTGTGGTACCTTTTTAGATGTCATCGTTACGTCTACTGGACCCATTAGAGCAGCGGTACGTATTAAATCAAATCCACCTACTGCTCCGCCGGGAAGATATATTCTTGAATTATTTTCTTGGGCTGTTTCTTTTAATGATTGAAAAAACTCTAAATCAGATAGGATGGATGCAGATAGGATAACGAGGTTTGCTCCACCTTTTAACACTGTTTTCCCATAATCTAACAAGGCAGTACGCGAAGCTGCTTCTACTACAAAATCAGGTTCTAAATTCATAAGTTCTTCGATTGTAGAGCATGGCTTACAATTATAATGGCTCGCTATCACTTGTGTTTTCTCAGGATTACGTCCTAATACTCCAACTAATTCATACCCTTCAAGAATGCCACTTTTAACAGCATGTGCCACATGCTGATTTAAATAGCCATAACCAAGTAATGCTAATTTTTTCTTTTTCATATTTCAACGCTCCTAATAAGTTATATAACTACCGTTGCAATTGCATTTTGAAGGGTTTGAACAACACTCCACGCTGCAAATTTGTGATTTTCTGAGACAACTTCCACTTCTATTTCTACTTCGGGTCCTTTTGCTTGGATTTTATGATCATATCCTTTAAAATCAGCAACGAAATCAACATGTACATCTACATGATTAGGACCATTATTCGCATAAGATGTCGGGATAATAGCATGATTGGGTTCTGGATGTTGATCCATGTGTACTTTAGATTGGCCTTCAGAAGCTGTTTTAGATTTCATATTACCGGTTTCATTTTCATCAATGTAAATAAAGCCACTGAACCTATCTTCAGATTTTTTAGAGGTTAAGGAAGCTTCTATAGGATTCATGATAGAGGCTGTATGTAGAAGGTCTAATCCTCCAACTAGTCCACCAGGAAGATAGATATTCACACCTTTTTCTGCTGCTGCGTTCTCTAATCTTTCAAAAAAATCGGAATCTAAAAGTGTAGAGGTTGATAGCAATACAATGCTTACTCCACTTTTTACTATTTTTTCTCCATAATCCAATACCGCTTGATTGGATGCTGCTTCTGCAACAAAGTCTGGTTCTAAAGCAATTAATTCTTCGATAGTCGTACAAGGCTTACAATTATATTTTTCGGAAACTTCTTTTACTTTTTCAGGGTTTCTCCCCATCACTCCAACAAGATCATATCCTTGTAAAATGCCACTTTTAACCGCATCTCCTACAATCTGGTTTAAATAGCCACAACCAAGCAATGCTAATTTCTTCTTCTCCATCGTATAAGACCTCTCTTTTCACGCTTTATTAACGTACTATATATTTATATAAATGTTTTGAATATTAATGTTACCATAGAAAAAATAAAAAGGGGAATCATCCTCCAAACTTTCAAATGGAGATGAATGAGGGTATGATTGAACTAGTTGATTCATATACTAGATAATTTCTTGTAAAGTAAAGAGAAAAAAGGATAAATAATAGTGAAAAGAGGGAAAAACAGAGGTGCAATCTAACTTATAAATACTTTTAAATACTAAAAATGATAACAGAACAACAAAAATTTATTTTATCTGTTAAAAAAGAAAGAGGTAAGAAAATGAAAAAGAACTTTCCAATGCTCGCTGCAATTGCATTTTCAATTATTGTTGGTTTTTCCTTTCTCTTTGTCAAAATAACTTTGACGTACGAAAATCAATCCCTTATTCTTGCTCAGAGATTTTTATTTGCATTTTTAAGTATCGTTATTTTTTCTATTATTCGGCGTGTTGATTTACGGTTAAATAAAAAGGAAATCATAATGATCTTTTTTATTTCCATATTCTATCCGATTTTATTCTTTAGTACACAAATAATAGGGTTAGATAAAACTACGGTTACAGAAGCAGGAATCATTCAAGCGACCGTTCCGGCGGTTACCGTTTTGTTTGCAGGACTTATCTTAAAAGAACGAGTAAACAAAATACAGATTAGTGGTATTTTATTAAGTATGATTGGTGTTGTATTTTTGCAAATTATGGGCTCAAATGGAAACTATGAGTTTCATTTGTTTGGGAATGTACTGATTATTGCATCCGTATTTGCTACCGCTATTTGGCAAGTGCTATCTAAGCGTACAAGTAAAACCGTTAAACCAGTTCAAATTGTCATATACGTGATCACGATTGGCTTTTTGTTTTTTAATAGTTTTTATTTTATAAAGGGAGGAACGGTTGGTAAATATGTTTCTTCATTAGGAACGCTACAATACGTAGGATCGATTTTGTTCCTAGGAGTACTATCAACCTTTGGCACGGCTTTGTTATCCATATATGCTATCTCAAAGTTACCAGTCATCCAAGTGAGTGTGTTTAATAACGTAGCGACATTGATTACGATTCTGTCAGGTATTCTAATTCTAAAGGAGCCTTTTTATTTCTATCATATAATAGGTGCAATCATCATTATTTCTGGAGTACTGATTGTGAATTTAAAGAGAAATAAAGTGAAAATATAATGGACATAGAACATTAAAATGTAAATAAATAAAGCAAATGACTTTTGTCGTTTGCTTTTTTTATGGAGCTAAAAAGTATGAAGAGTTCATTTCCTACAAGATTTGTTATTATAATGGTATATTATTTTAGAAGCCATAAAATACAAATACAAATAGCAAGTTAAAATTTATACAAAATATAGATTTATGATTCGATAGTGAGGAGAAAAAGAACGATGTGGAAAGGAAAACCATTATTAACTGTACTACTATTTCTGTTTTTCTTGTCTGCTTGCTCAAATAATCAAGTAGAAAGTGGAATAACAGCAGAAGAATTGATGCAAAAGAAATGGGAAACAATCGAAAAAGAAGCAGAAGAAACTAAAGTAAGCCTCTATATGTGGGGAGGGGACGAAGGGGTCAATCAATATATCGATGGGTGGGTTACTCCAAAATTAAAAGAGCAATATAAAATAACTCTACGTCGAGTTCCCATGGAATCACCTGAAGCACTAAAGAAATTATGGGATGAAAAAAAGTAAAAGAAACAGAAGGAACGATAGATATTATTTGGCTTAATGGCGAAAATTTTGAAAATGCAAAAGAAAATGATTTATTATTTGGTCCATTTTCAAACCAATTACCAAATGTAATGAATTATGTAGATACAGAGGCTTTGGATGTACGCTATGATTTTGGAACAAAAGTAGAAGGAATGGAAGTGCCTTGGGGAAAAGTTCAATTTGTTTTTCAATATGATCAAAATAAAATAGCAAAACCTCCTCAAACATTTGAAGAATTAAAAGAATGGATCAAAAAAAATCCAGGTAGATTTACATATCCTGATCCAACTGATTTTACCGGAAATGCTTTTTTACGACATTTATTTTATGAATCAGTTGGAGATGTAGAAACAATTTTAGAAAAGGGATTTGACCCTTTCTTTGCTAAAAAAAATAGTCAAAAAATGTGGGGTTTTTTAAATGAAATAAAACCTTTTCTATGGCAAGAAGGAAAGACATATCCTAATAATCTTGCATACTTAGATCGTTTGTACAGTCAAGGGGAAGTCTATATGACGATGGGATACAATGAGGCAAGAGCGGAATAATTAGTTGAAAAAGGGATATTCCCTGATTCCACTCGCTCCTTTACTTTGGAATCTGGCTCTATCGGAAACACTCATTTTTTAGCGATACCGTTTAATAGTCCAAACAAAGAAGGTGCTTTATCAGTGATAAATTTCTTGCTCTCTCCCAATGCACAATTTAAAAAATTAGACTCATCTTATTGGGGAGACAATACATCGTTGGATTTATTTAAACTTTCTAAAGAAGATCAAAAAAGATTGGAACAGATTGATAGAGGACGTACCGTTCTACCAATTGAAGAACTAAAGAAATCTTTACTACCAGAAATTGATGCTGAATATGTACCGTGGTTAAAGGAGAAGTGGATGGATGAAGTGGTACGATAAAAATAAACCGTATCTATTAGTTGGACCGGCAGTTTTTCTCGTGCTTTTAATAGTAGGATACGGTTTATTAATGATTTTTCTACAAAGTATCATGTCGAGCGGATCACCAAGTTTAGAAATATATCGAATTCTATTACGGGATGAGAGTTTTCAAGATTCCTTTCTTTTTAGTATAAAAATTGCATTCGTTTCTACTGTACTATCACTTGGAATTGGAGTTCTGCTCGTTCGATCAACTTTTCCTTTGTTAAAAAGAACTGCTCCAAAGTTAGTATCCTGGTTACCTATGCTCTTTCCCCATTTTATATGGGGATATATGTTCTATCTTTTATTTTCTCAAACAGGACTTTTTTCTACATTTTTAAATATATTGGGAATAATATCTATACCAGAAGACTTTCCTCAGTTATTTATGGGTTCATCTGGATTAGGAATGATGATAACGTATATCGGAAAAGAAATTCCGTTTGTTATTTTAATGCTATTACCGGTTTACGAACAACTTTCTCATTCAGAAAAGGAGTTAGTCTATACACTAGGAGGAAAGAAGGGATCTGTTTTTAAATATGTTGAATGGCCCTACG
The Jeotgalibaca sp. MA1X17-3 genome window above contains:
- a CDS encoding aspartate dehydrogenase domain-containing protein, whose protein sequence is MKKKKLALLGYGYLNQHVAHAVKSGILEGYELVGVLGRNPEKTQVIASHYNCKPCSTIEELMNLEPDFVVEAASRTALLDYGKTVLKGGANLVILSASILSDLEFFQSLKETAQENNSRIYLPGGAVGGFDLIRTAALMGPVDVTMTSKKVPQHLYHSPFFRNELLHITETETVFEGSITKLMQEFPYIYNVAMASALATVGPDHIHFKIHAVPNFRGDEYHIHVKGQEVEIDLNIFTINYNIAAWSVVTILRNAVSTVVF
- a CDS encoding DMT family transporter, giving the protein MKKNFPMLAAIAFSIIVGFSFLFVKITLTYENQSLILAQRFLFAFLSIVIFSIIRRVDLRLNKKEIIMIFFISIFYPILFFSTQIIGLDKTTVTEAGIIQATVPAVTVLFAGLILKERVNKIQISGILLSMIGVVFLQIMGSNGNYEFHLFGNVLIIASVFATAIWQVLSKRTSKTVKPVQIVIYVITIGFLFFNSFYFIKGGTVGKYVSSLGTLQYVGSILFLGVLSTFGTALLSIYAISKLPVIQVSVFNNVATLITILSGILILKEPFYFYHIIGAIIIISGVLIVNLKRNKVKI
- a CDS encoding ABC transporter permease codes for the protein MKWYDKNKPYLLVGPAVFLVLLIVGYGLLMIFLQSIMSSGSPSLEIYRILLRDESFQDSFLFSIKIAFVSTVLSLGIGVLLVRSTFPLLKRTAPKLVSWLPMLFPHFIWGYMFYLLFSQTGLFSTFLNILGIISIPEDFPQLFMGSSGLGMMITYIGKEIPFVILMLLPVYEQLSHSEKELVYTLGGKKGSVFKYVEWPYVFPVLVETFVITFSFVLAAYEVPALLGATYPKMVSVLSYNWFFGTDWEKQPYAFATMVLITIFIVFFVVILSSITKKSRKNLHQNQNDGKKLESIGSFSAFSFFNNCSYEFISYTFSTTIEFCEQMGVWSNFTE
- the ltrA gene encoding group II intron reverse transcriptase/maturase, giving the protein MSNKQSVELKDSKLRHSEYYGMTDIFDSLYLKSSENVNFKNLMQYVILDDNLLLAYRNIKRNKGSYTAGIDNQTIKDVEKLSTDEYLTIMKKRFAWYQPRKVKRVDIPKPNGKTRPLGIGSIWDRLAQQSILQVLEPICESKFSEHSYGFRPNRSVEQAIVACGNRINFNQCKFVVDVDIKGFFDEVCHSKLIKQLWTLGIRDKKLLAIIGKMLKSPIKMPNGKVVIPTKGTPQGAVLSPLLANINLNEFDWWMSNQWQDRRCKEIINQYAEGKGEVKSNHYRKLRSSTSLKEFYYVRYADDFKILCKDKDTAERIFNASKMWLEDRLRLPISTEKSTITELQRERSTFLGFEIKAEKKGERYVMHTHVSQKAIESIRFQLKNQIRAIQKCPNSNQTAVEISRYNALVIGIHNYYGIASHVATDINGVHYSTIKSMKNRLRGLSKSGEFKTKDKGILRYMKSKNMRFLCGCPIIPIGYVKHRRPIGKKKSVCKYSSAGRAEIHKNQTLVSEYVLQWLRKNPVINEKATIEYNDNRISKFVAQHGKCAVSGRELLFNEIHCHHITPYHVSKDDKYNNLTIVHSDIHKLIHTNEPRLFYSISNSFDLSQSQLDKLNKFRIKVGNKAIQYENDY
- a CDS encoding type IA DNA topoisomerase → MEITSKTYLSLYLSRLYTLYMQKNGMQGVFSIGRVQTPTLYLLYKRNKEIEQFISKPFFELFANFQHEKGDYQGKYAKRFDSEEEVNDFKEKNALTDPSKGLVEEVQTVEKKLYAPKLFSLSDLQAAANKKFGYGASDTLKTIQGLYEKKLISYPRTDCTFIGKPEFTYLKENLSTYLNLVGETIETPQLNENKRYVNGSKVQEHYAIIPTRTVINVERLAHNERNLYKLILYRTLAIFEKPYVYDETKIMTTIHQVPFKTIGKVEKQLGWKQLYVKEKKEKQEVERTLPNVSKGDSVNSTLETKKGMTQPPKYYTEGTLITAMKNVGGTSENKENKDILKETEGIGTEATRANVIETLKRQEYITIQKKNIIVTEKGSILCEVIQNDEITNADMTAKWEKYLKKIRNKEGTQEAFLKSITNFVTHLINKAPETFKNSNMKEHVQEIKIDHAMGPCPNCQKEIIDKGKFYGCIGYREGCTFTLPKKWSEKRLTKKNINDLLTKKETTTIKGFKSKKGNSFSAKLRLNENKLEFIFADKK